TGGTTTGGTTCGTGGCGGCATTGTTCATGACACTGGTGCCCCAATTTCGGTGCCAGTTGGTGATGTGACCAAGGGCAAGGTATTCAACGTAACCGGCGAGATCCTCAACGGTGAGCCAGGCCAGGTCGTTGAGGTTAAGGAGCGTTGGCCAATCCACCGCACCCCACCAGCCTTCGACCAACTTGAGTCCAAGACTCAGATGTTCGAGACCGGTATCAAGGTCATCGACCTGCTGACCCCTTATGTTCAGGGTGGAAAGATTGGTCTATTTGGTGGTGCCGGTGTTGGTAAGACCGTTTTGATCCAGGAAATGATCTACCGTGTGGCAGAAAACCACGACGGTGTGTCCGTATTCGCCGGTGTTGGTGAGCGTACTCGTGAGGGTAACGACCTAATCGACGAGATGAAAGAGTCTGGTGTTATCGACAAGACCGCACTGGTCTTCGGTCAGATGGATGAGCCACCAGGAACTCGTCTTCGCGTAGCGTTATCGGCTCTGACCATGGCGGAGTACTTCCGCGATGTTCAGCAGCAGGACGTGCTTTTGTTCATCGACAACATCTTCCGTTTCACTCAGGCAGGTTCTGAGGTGTCCACTCTGCTAGGCCGCATGCCTTCAGCCGTGGGATACCAGCCAAACCTCGCTGACGAGATGGGTCTGCTACAGGAGCGAATCACCTCAACCCGTGGTCACTCGATTACCTCGCTGCAGGCAATCTACGTTCCAGCCGATGACTACACCGACCCAGCCCCAGCAACCACCTTCGCTCACCTGGATGCAACCACTGAGCTAAGCCGTGAGATCGCTGCCAAGGGTCTGTACCCAGCTGTGGACCCACTTGCTTCCACCTCAAGAATTCTTGACCCTCGTTACATCTCGGCAGATCACTACGAGACTGCGACCCGTGTCAAGGCAATTCTGCAGAAGAACAAGGAGCTGCAGGAAATCATCGCCATCTTGGGTGTTGAGGAGCTTTCTGAAGAGGACAAGATCACCGTTTCACGCGCTCGCCGCATCCAGCAGTTCTTGAGCCAGAACACCTACATGGCTACCAAGTTCACCGGTGTGGCGGGTTCAACCGTGCCACTAAAGGACACCATCGAGGGCTTCTCGATGATTGCCCGCGGTGACCTAGACCACATCCCAGAGCAGGCATTCTTCAACTGCGGTGGCATCGACGACGTCATGAAGGCATACGAGCGTATCCAGAAGGACCTTGGCTAATGTCACGCGAACTCAACGTTGACCTAGTAGCAGCAGACCGCCAAATCTGGTCGGGCTCTGCTACCCAGGTCATCGCCAAGACCTCGGTGGGCGAGATTGGTCTGCTCTCAGGTCACGAGCCTATGCTCGCGATTTTGATCCCGGGCCAAATTCGTATCACCACCGGCGAGGGCAAGGTCCTGACCGCGGAGTGCGATGAGGGTGGATTCCTATCCCTGGAGAACAACAACCTCACTCTCGTGGTTAGAGACGCACACCTAATCAACTAATGCTGATTCTGCTGCCGCCGTCGGAGACTAAGCGCTCCGGCGGCGTTGGCATTTCTATCGACAAATCAGCAATCATCTGGGCTGCTCTCGACCCAGCCCGCGATCGCCTGATTACAGAGATTTCGAGAGTCTCTTCTGATCCCACACGAGCCAAGAAGATATTCAAGCTCGGACCAAAGAATGCTGCCGATTTGGATGCCAATAGGCAGTTGATCACTGCACCCACCATGGCCGCCATCGAGCGCTATGCCGGCGTGGTTTACGACGCCATCGATTATCAAAATCTGAGCGAACAGGCAAAGCAACGCGTCCAGGAGCGGCTGTTTATTCAATCCGCACTATTCGGGCTCTTGCCAGCGACAGAGCAAATCCCCTACTACCGCTTTTCAGCAACGACAAAACTACCCGGCATCAATCTCAGGGAGCTTTGGATTGAGGCTCACAAAGCTGTGTGGCCAAGACTCGCCAGACCGATCCTCGACATGAGGTCAAAGGCCTACGCGGAACTGAATCCGGTCCCAGAGAGCCTGGAGAGCTACTCGGTTGACGTATTCGATCAATCTGGCAAGGCGTTGAATCACTTCAACAAAAAGGCCAAGGGGCTGTTGGTCAGATCTGCACTTGAAAACAACCTTGAGACCATCGAACAGCTACCTGAAATTGCCAAAGCCGTCGGTCTCAAGGCTGAGACAGACGGCTCTAGCGTGGGATTGATTACGCCCCAGGGTTTTTAGCCCTGCTTGGTTTCGGGCAGCGGTTCAACCGCATATGGTTCTGGAAGTTCAATCACTCCCTCAACCAAAGAGATGATTGCGTCAAACCAGCCCTGGTCATTCTTGAGAATGTAGCCTGGGACTAACCATGCACCACCTGACTTGTCATAGATCATCAGCAGCGTCGACTCTGACCCAGTGAGCTTCAGGGTGACCTGCTGTGGCTTGATCTCTACCTGCTCTTCTGAAGTTGCAGGTGCGTCCTTAGTCGACTCTTCGGGGGCGGGCTCGACCGCAGGCAGCGAGACTGCATCAGCGGTTCTCATGTTCTGGCTGTATTGGTTCCAGACAGAACTGGATGGAGATCCAAACCAGCGACCGTCCTTGATGCGAGTGGCAGCCTCTTTGGCTGAGATTGTGTCAAATTCACCCCTGGCTTGTGGTTTGGCAAAGTGCCCTGAGACATTAGAGAGTTTGCCCGCACCGTCGTAGTTCACCCACCACTCCAAAGCGGTGTCCTGACCATCGACTTGAACGCTTGCGATGGCACTAGCACCCCAGTCGCTGCGATCTACTCGAATGCGATCCTTTGCGACGCCCAGTCCGAAGGTCTCAAACAGATCAAAAGCCTCTGACCTGATTTTTTCCTCTGATGGAATCAGCTCAGGAGTCGCAATTGGCTCACAGCTTTCATAGCTGGTGCCATCCTCGAGAGTGACGGTTTTGTTCTCACACTTGTATGAAGCTGGATCCCAAGCGTTGAAGTAGAAGTTTCCGGTTCCAGCCCATGTGACGCTGACCTGGCGCTCTGGCTTGCCGATAGAGAAGGTCGGATACTCCTTAGAGGACCATTCTTCCTCGCGAATCTCGCCCTCAATTCCGAAGTAGTCCGCTAGCTGCTGGAGTCTTTCCTTTACATCGCCTTCCAGTACGAGCTGGTACACGCTGCCGCGACCAGTCTCGTCAGAGAGCTCAGTGGAGTCGTAGTCATACTCGATCCAAACCGGCGCAATCATCTTCATGCCCGGGGCAGCCGCGTCACTTGCGGCGAGACTTTCCGCCCTCCCGGCTGGCGCGTTTGCCATTTGGATCAATGGCTGCTGCGGAGTTGCAAGTCCAGCTACTAGCGCAAGCGCTGACACTGCGGCGATTGAGCCTCCGGAGAGCAGCCCCAGCCTAAGTCGCGAGGAGATCGGTGCGCGAGCTGGCTTAGCAAGTGGAGCCTGAGCCACCAGACCCTCGTTTAGGACAAAGCTCGAATCAGCTGGGTCTGCCTTTTGCAGTCTTGCCTTCAGGTCATCAAAGTTTTCATTCATGACTAATCAACTGTCCCATCAAGTTCGTTATTTTCAGTGGCCAGCAAAGTTTTCAACTTTTGCTTGGCTCTGGTTAGGCGGATCGCTGCTGCGTTCTCACTTATTTCAAGCGCGAGACCAATCTGCTTATTCGATAGACCCTCAAAGGCCCAAAGTGAAATTAGTTCACGCTCGAGAACCTGCAGCTTGCCCCATGCATCAGAAAGCTCCGTGTCGGCAAGCGCAATTGACTCAGCGCTGGGCGCCGCCTCAGGTCGAGACATCAGCTGCTCAATTCGGGCCCTGTTGCTGGCTTTCTTGCGATGATTTGAAATGAGATAGCGCGCGGTTTTGTATAGCCAAGGCAGCTCGTATCCCTGGGGGATTGAGCCGCGCTTTCCCCATGCGATCGAGAACAGCTCTGCGGCTAGTTCCTCTGCTTCCTCAAGCTCCACACGTCTTGCCAGAAATCTTGAAACTTCGGGCATGTGAGCGCGAAACAGTGCGTTGAATTGCTCCGGGGTCATTAGTCCTCCTGAGCTAGTTATGTCCTAAGCCTAGGAATCTTTTCTGATTCTTCTGAAGCAATTTGGCGCGTGGTCGTGAATCATGCCTGTTGACTGCATGAGCGCATACATCGTTGTGCTGCCTACAAACTTGAACCCAAGCTTTCTTAGGTGGTTGCTAAGGGCATCCGATTCAGGGCTGGTTGCCTTCCAGGAAAAGTTTGATTCTTGGGTGATTGGGTTCGTTGGGGCAAACTGCCATAGCTCGCTCTTGAGATCTACGTTGTTGGTCATAACCAACTGGGCATTGTGAATCGTCGCCTCGATCTTCGCGCGGTTGCGGATAATTCGTTCATCCAAAAGGAGCGACGCAACTTTTTCCTGGTCATAGGTAGCCACCTTTTCGATGTCGAAGCCATCGAATGCAGACCTAAAGCCTTCGCGTCTTTTCAAAATCGTCAACCAGCTAAGGCCTGCTTGGAAGCTTTCCAAGGCAATCGCCTCAAATAAATCTCTTTGGCCCGTAGCTCGGTTGCCCCACTCTTGATCGTGGTAATCGATGTAAATCTGGTCGTCGGTAACCCAGACGCAACGCTCCACGCCATCGGGGTGCAATCTGGTGTGGCTCAATGCTTGATTCCCTCCAAATGCAAAAGCTTGGACTTCGTTTCTAGGCCACCTGTCGCTGAATAGCCGGTGAGCTTTCCGGAGGACCCCATCACTCTGTGACATGGCACAATGATCGGCACCGGATTTGATCCCACGGCGCCACCAACGGCCCGAGCGGCCATTGGTCTTGAGACTGAATGGGCGACCTCTCCGTAGGAGCGAGTTGCGCCAAAGGGTATCTCCAGTAACTCGATCCAAATTCGCTTTTGAAAATCAGTTCCAATCAGATCAAGCGGCAGGCCAAATACTTTGCGTTTACCTTGGAAATACTCTCCAAGCTGCATGCAAGCTAGGTCGGAAATCTCCTTGGCCCTCACATCATTTGAGAACTCTTTCCGGCTATCTGAGTCCGCAAGAATCTCCAAATGTGCAACGCCCTTTTCGGTGGAGCCCACTGCAATTCGACCGATGGGGGAGTCTGTGACCACTAACGCTTCAAGAATCATGTGATTAGTATGGCGCTCAATTCCGCAGCCGAGTTTGATGCCTCGAGGTTGTGAATAAGTTATTCACAACTATGAGGGTCCAAGCTTCTTCAACTTCATTCAACGCTTGACTCGTTGATATGAACATGCTGTTTGTATTGCCCTCAGTTGGTTATGGGCTCTACCTGTTTGCCACAACCGGGTCGCCAATTCTGCTGGTCATGAGCGCGTTCACCGTCGCCATTTACTCGCTGAGCTCGACTCAACGTGAGCTCGACCCCAAAGAGCCAGTGAGTGTCAGGGGTGACCGGGTTTACCTGGGGGATCGAAGACTTGGCCTTTTCCCTTGGCTATGGGGTAAGAAGGTGAGAGACGCCGTCTACCAATCCCTCATCGATAAGACACCTTCAGAGCAGCAGCTTCCCACTTTTTACCAAGGGAAGCTTTTTGACTTGGCTCAGCAAGAGATGTTCGGTATTGAACCAGATGAGCGCAATCCACATCTGATCATTATTGGTAGAAGTGGTTCAGGAAAGACTCAACTCCTGAAGTGGTTACTCGATGCTCGCGATGACTATTACCTGATCGACTTCAAAGGCGGCGTGGATTTTCCTGAGGTCAATCCCACTCGGTTATTCACTCAGCACAATGTCGCTGACGCGGTCGAGCTGATTCGAGACCTGCTTCGATCCAGGGAGCTCAATCCCCAGCAGCAAGCAGCCTGGGTGGTGGTAGATGAGCTTGGAGAGCTAATCCGGGGCAGTGCGCTGCTACCTCAACTCGAGAGCATCGCGAGTAAGGGTAGGGGATTGGGTCTTCACCTGATTTTGCTGAACCAAACCATGACCGGAATCCCAAGAACTATCTGGGCAAACTGTGCTCATCGGGTAGTGCTGAGCGCAGACGCTGTCGATCGAGTCCAGCTTGGCTTTGGTGCAACGACATCAGTTGAGCCAAGTCCTGGCCTCATTTGTGGCGAGTACCTAGGGGATAAGGCCAGGCCCTTTGGTTTTCCGATTCCTAGAGTTTCTTCCAAGCCTTCTCAAGAAGTGGCCGAAGAATTTGCTCCATTTGCTCAAACTCGGCAGGTCCACAGGTCAGCGGTGGAGCTAGTTGAACCACCGCATCTCCACGATCATCTGCTCGGGCGTAGAGTCCAGCCTTATACATGGCCGGATTGAGATAACCACGCAGGATTCGCTCACGTTGATCTGGGGTCAGGCGCTGCATGGTTGCTTTGTCGCTAACCAGCTCAATCGCGAAGAAGTAGCCGTCACCCCTGACGTCACCGACAATCGGCAAGTCCTTGAGCTTCTCGAGCGTCTTGCGGAACACGGGGGAGTTGGTGCGAACGTTATCGACCAGCTTCTCCCGATCGTAAATGTCAAGGTTTGCAAGTGCTACTGCACATGCCACCGGGTGGGCGGCAAAGGTGTAACCGTGAGGGAAAGTCGTGATGCCTTGGGTGAAAGGCTCGAAGAACTTGTCCTTCATGAACAGTGCACCTAAGGGCTGTGCGCCCGAGGTGATCGCTTTGGCGGTGATCATCATGTCTGGTTCGATGCCATATCGCTGGCAACCAAACATCTCACCGGTTCTTCCGTAGCCAGTGATGGTTTCATCGGCAACCATAACCACGTCGTATTTGTCGCAGATCTCACGCACTCGCTTGAAGTAGGAGGGGTGTGCGGTGATGCAACCACCGGAGTTCTGGATCGGCTCCACGTAGAAGGCCGCAACAGTGTCTGGACCCTCAAATAGGATCGCCTCTTCGATGCGGTTAGCGGCCCAGATGCCGAATTCCTCTTCCGATTTGAATCCCTCCGGAGCGCGGAACCAGTTGGTGTTTGGAACTCGGAAGGTGGATGGGACCAGTGGCTCGAAGGCCTGTTTCATGGCTGCAATACCGGTGATCGACAGTGCTCCATGGCTGGTGCCATGGTAGGCAGTCATGCGGGAGATTACCTTGGTCTTGGTTGGCTTGCCGGTGAGCTTGAAATACTGTTTGGCAATCTTCCAAGCGCTTTCTACGGCCTCGCCACCACCGGTGGTGAAGAAGATGCGAGTCAGATCTTTTGGCGCATAGGAAACCAGTCGCTCTGCAAGCTCAACCGCACGAGGGTGGGCATATCCCCAAAGCGGCATGAAGTCTAACTCCAGCATCTGCTTGGCCGCCGCCTCAGCCAGTTCCTTTCGACCGTGACCGGCGTTTACCGCAAAGAGGCCAGAGAGGCCATCGATGACTTTGTGTCCTTTGGTGTCCCAAAGGTAAATACCTTCACCCTTTTGGATGATGTTCATGTCGTTGTCTTGGAAGGTGGAGTGACGAGTGAAGTGCATCCACAGGTGATCTTTGGCCGATCGTTGCAACATGGAGTCGGTTGGAGTTTCACCGCGAGACATGGCCTCAAAAAGTGGCAGACCTGCAGACTTGGACTTTTTCTTGTCAGACTTTCCAAACAGGGTGGCAAGCGGGTTGGACTTTGGCTTCTTCGGTGCCATTTTTCTCTTCTTCTTACTTGTTGGTTTCTGGGCTCATCATCGAGTTCCCCAGTTGTAGAACTGCTTGTGAAGTTTTAGGTAAACGAAAGTCTCTGCTGAAACTACACCCGGCAATAGGCGAATGTTGGAATTGAGAAGGTTGATCAGGTCTTCGTCATCTTCACAAACCACCTCGACCAGGATGTCAAAACCACCTGCGGTCAAAACCACATAATCGACCTGGGGAATATCAGCCAGAGCCTGCGCGACCTTGTTTACATCTCCTGTGCACTTGACTCCAACCATGGCCTGTCTGGAGAAGCCCAATCGCATCGGATCAGTTACGGCAACAATCTGCATCACCCCAGACTCATTGAGTTTCTGGACTCGTTGCCTGACCGCAGCTTCACTCAGGCCGACCACCTTGCCAATTTCGGCGTAGGACTTGCGACCATCGATCTGCAATTGCTCAACGATTTGCTTTGAAACCTCATCAAGTTGAGAGTGGCGCGTGCGCAGCATTCTGGTCATGAGCTTGAGTATGCCAACTTCGGAGGCAAAGCCCAAGCAATTCCGCACAATTGTGATGAATTTG
The genomic region above belongs to Aquiluna sp. KACHI24 and contains:
- the atpD gene encoding F0F1 ATP synthase subunit beta; the encoded protein is MAESTKTATGRIARVTGPVVDIEFPHDAIPEIYNALTTEISFGDQKSTLTLEVAQHLGDDLVRAIALKPTDGLVRGGIVHDTGAPISVPVGDVTKGKVFNVTGEILNGEPGQVVEVKERWPIHRTPPAFDQLESKTQMFETGIKVIDLLTPYVQGGKIGLFGGAGVGKTVLIQEMIYRVAENHDGVSVFAGVGERTREGNDLIDEMKESGVIDKTALVFGQMDEPPGTRLRVALSALTMAEYFRDVQQQDVLLFIDNIFRFTQAGSEVSTLLGRMPSAVGYQPNLADEMGLLQERITSTRGHSITSLQAIYVPADDYTDPAPATTFAHLDATTELSREIAAKGLYPAVDPLASTSRILDPRYISADHYETATRVKAILQKNKELQEIIAILGVEELSEEDKITVSRARRIQQFLSQNTYMATKFTGVAGSTVPLKDTIEGFSMIARGDLDHIPEQAFFNCGGIDDVMKAYERIQKDLG
- a CDS encoding F0F1 ATP synthase subunit epsilon; translation: MSRELNVDLVAADRQIWSGSATQVIAKTSVGEIGLLSGHEPMLAILIPGQIRITTGEGKVLTAECDEGGFLSLENNNLTLVVRDAHLIN
- the yaaA gene encoding peroxide stress protein YaaA, encoding MLILLPPSETKRSGGVGISIDKSAIIWAALDPARDRLITEISRVSSDPTRAKKIFKLGPKNAADLDANRQLITAPTMAAIERYAGVVYDAIDYQNLSEQAKQRVQERLFIQSALFGLLPATEQIPYYRFSATTKLPGINLRELWIEAHKAVWPRLARPILDMRSKAYAELNPVPESLESYSVDVFDQSGKALNHFNKKAKGLLVRSALENNLETIEQLPEIAKAVGLKAETDGSSVGLITPQGF
- a CDS encoding sigma-70 family RNA polymerase sigma factor; translation: MTPEQFNALFRAHMPEVSRFLARRVELEEAEELAAELFSIAWGKRGSIPQGYELPWLYKTARYLISNHRKKASNRARIEQLMSRPEAAPSAESIALADTELSDAWGKLQVLERELISLWAFEGLSNKQIGLALEISENAAAIRLTRAKQKLKTLLATENNELDGTVD
- a CDS encoding DNA-3-methyladenine glycosylase I; protein product: MSHTRLHPDGVERCVWVTDDQIYIDYHDQEWGNRATGQRDLFEAIALESFQAGLSWLTILKRREGFRSAFDGFDIEKVATYDQEKVASLLLDERIIRNRAKIEATIHNAQLVMTNNVDLKSELWQFAPTNPITQESNFSWKATSPESDALSNHLRKLGFKFVGSTTMYALMQSTGMIHDHAPNCFRRIRKDS
- a CDS encoding methylated-DNA--[protein]-cysteine S-methyltransferase is translated as MILEALVVTDSPIGRIAVGSTEKGVAHLEILADSDSRKEFSNDVRAKEISDLACMQLGEYFQGKRKVFGLPLDLIGTDFQKRIWIELLEIPFGATRSYGEVAHSVSRPMAARAVGGAVGSNPVPIIVPCHRVMGSSGKLTGYSATGGLETKSKLLHLEGIKH
- a CDS encoding aspartate aminotransferase family protein — protein: MSRGETPTDSMLQRSAKDHLWMHFTRHSTFQDNDMNIIQKGEGIYLWDTKGHKVIDGLSGLFAVNAGHGRKELAEAAAKQMLELDFMPLWGYAHPRAVELAERLVSYAPKDLTRIFFTTGGGEAVESAWKIAKQYFKLTGKPTKTKVISRMTAYHGTSHGALSITGIAAMKQAFEPLVPSTFRVPNTNWFRAPEGFKSEEEFGIWAANRIEEAILFEGPDTVAAFYVEPIQNSGGCITAHPSYFKRVREICDKYDVVMVADETITGYGRTGEMFGCQRYGIEPDMMITAKAITSGAQPLGALFMKDKFFEPFTQGITTFPHGYTFAAHPVACAVALANLDIYDREKLVDNVRTNSPVFRKTLEKLKDLPIVGDVRGDGYFFAIELVSDKATMQRLTPDQRERILRGYLNPAMYKAGLYARADDRGDAVVQLAPPLTCGPAEFEQMEQILRPLLEKAWKKL
- a CDS encoding Lrp/AsnC family transcriptional regulator, with the protein product MTRMLRTRHSQLDEVSKQIVEQLQIDGRKSYAEIGKVVGLSEAAVRQRVQKLNESGVMQIVAVTDPMRLGFSRQAMVGVKCTGDVNKVAQALADIPQVDYVVLTAGGFDILVEVVCEDDEDLINLLNSNIRLLPGVVSAETFVYLKLHKQFYNWGTR